Proteins encoded together in one Impatiens glandulifera chromosome 1, dImpGla2.1, whole genome shotgun sequence window:
- the LOC124920950 gene encoding 60S ribosomal protein L22-3: protein MSRGNAAAGGGPKGKKKGVTFTIDCSKPVEDKIMEIASLEKFLQERIKVGGKAGALGDTVSISREKNKITVTSDANFSKRYLKYLTKKYLKKNNVRDWLRVIASNKDRNVYELRYFNIAENEGEEEE from the exons ATGAGCCGAGGAAATGCAGCCGCCGGCGGTGGACCAAAGGGGAAGAAGAAAGGTGTAACCTTCACCATTGACTGTTCTAAGCCGGTGGAGGATAAGATTATGGAGATTGCTTCTCTCGAGAAGTTTCTCCAAGAACGCATCAAGGTCGGTGGTAAGGCCGGTGCTCTCGGCGACACTGTTTCGATCTCTCGTGAGAAAAACAAGATCACTGTCACCTCAGATGCTAACTTCTCCAAGAG GTACTTGAAGTACTTGACaaagaaatatttgaagaagaacaatgttCGGGATTGGCTTCGTGTCATTGCATCCAACAAAGACCGCAATGTGTACGAGCTTCGCTACTTCAACATTGCTGAAAACGAGGGTGAAGAGGAAGAGTAG